The Triticum aestivum cultivar Chinese Spring chromosome 3A, IWGSC CS RefSeq v2.1, whole genome shotgun sequence genome includes a region encoding these proteins:
- the LOC123063591 gene encoding uridylate kinase, whose protein sequence is MAAAAGVPPSSLLRLRLPSPQPAASLPSSSPALLRRRPLLSLAAAPSRASVIAAAAAADSSNGNGNGSYSGNGSQASLMPQFSGLMLDESSRSKRPYKWQRVLLKVSGEALAGDHTENIDPKVTMAIAREVASVTKLGVEVAIVVGGGNIFRGASWAGCSGLDRSSADYIGMMATVMNAIFLQATMESIGIPTRVQTAFRISEVAEPYIRRRAIRHLEKGRVVIFAAGTGNPFFTTDTAAALRCAEINAEVVLKATNVDGVYDANPKHNPNARILETVSYNEVISRDLSVMDMTAVTLCQENNIPVVVFNLQNTGNIAKAIVGEKVGTFIGCTRNLEYRESTEGSLDQEDKVLVSEW, encoded by the exons ATGGCGGCCGCCGCCGGCgtgcccccctcctccctcctccgcctgcGCCTGCCCTCGCCCCAGCCCGCTGCCTCCctgccctcctcctcgccggcgttgctccggcgccgccccctcctctccctcgccgccgcgcCCTCGCGCGCCTCCGTcatcgccgccgcagccgccgccgactCCAGCAACGGCAACGGCAACGGCTCCTACTCCGGTAACGG AAGTCAGGCATCACTGATGCCACAGTTCAGCGGCCTTATGCTTGATGAAAGCTCCAGGTCTAAAAGGCCATATAAATGGCAAAGGGTTTTGCTAAAGGTTAGCGGCGAAGCGCTTGCCGGAGATCATACAGAAAACATTGACCCAAAG GTTACAATGGCAATTGCAAGAGAGGTTGCTTCCGTCACCAAACTAGGCGTAGAG GTTGCTattgttgttggtggtggcaatATCTTCCGTGGGGCCTCTTGGGCTGGATGTAGTGGTCTTGACCGCTCCTCTGCAGATTACATCGG TATGATGGCCACTGTGATGAATGCAATATTTCTTCAAGCAACAATGGAGAGCATTGGGATACCGACCCGTGTCCAAACTGCATTCCGTATTTCAGAAGTTGCAGAACCATACATACGCCGAAGAGCAATCAGGCATTTAGAGAAAGGAAGAGTTGTTATATTTGCTGCTGGGACAGGGAACCCATTCTTTACAACTGATACAGCTGCTGCTCTCCGTTGTGCAGAAA TCAATGCAGAGGTAGTGCTCAAGGCAACAAATGTTGATGGTGTGTATGATGCGAACCCCAAGCATAACCCAAATGCCCGCATTCTTGAGACAGTGAGCTATAACGAGGTTATCTCAAGAGACCTCTCGGTAATGGACATGACTGCCGTCACACTATGCCAAGAGAACAACATTCCTG TTGTCGTGTTCAACCTCCAAAACACTGGCAACATCGCGAAAGCCATCGTCGGCGAGAAGGTCGGTACCTTCATAGGCTGCACAAGGAATCTGGAATATCGCGAAAGCACGGAGGGTTCACTTGATCAAGAAGACAAGGTCTTGGTCAGTGAGTGGTGA